The following proteins come from a genomic window of Pseudochaenichthys georgianus chromosome 19, fPseGeo1.2, whole genome shotgun sequence:
- the LOC139435806 gene encoding uncharacterized protein, whose protein sequence is MFLLLCFTLLLFACPSSRPSSRPSSTPASIPASIPASAQLPPQFPPQLPPQLPPQLPPQLHPSFHPSSRPSSRPSSRPSSRPSSHPSSTPASAPAPAPVPTPAPAPAPTPAPPQLHPSFHPSFHPSFHPSLRPSFRPSSTPVSAPVSAPASAPAPVPAPAPASVPASVPASVPASAPVSAPAPAPAPTPAPPQLPPQLPPQFPPQLPPQLPPQLHPSSTPASIPASTPASTPVSVPASVPAPPQFPPQFPPQFPPQLPPQLPPQLPPQLPSQLPSQHPSQLPPQFPPQLPPQLPPQLHPSFHPSFRPSFHPSFHPSFRP, encoded by the coding sequence atgttcctgctgctgtgtttcacgTTGCTGCTGTTTGCCTGCCCCAGCTCCCGCCCCAGCTCCcgccccagctccaccccagcttccatcccAGCTTCCATCCCAGCTTCCGCCCAGCTCCCGCCCCAGTTCCCACCCCAGCTCCCGCCCCAGCTCCCACCCCAGctcccaccccagctccaccccagcttccatcccAGCTCCCGCCCCAGCTCCCGCCCCAGTTCCCGCCCCAGCTCCCGCCCCAGctcccaccccagctccaccccagcttccgccCCAGCTCCCGCCCCAGTTCCCACCCCAGCTCCCGCCCCAGctcccaccccagctccaccccagctccaccccagcttccaccccagcttccatcccagcttccaccccagtcTCCGTCCCAGCTTCCgtcccagctccaccccagttTCCGCCCCAGTTTCCGCCCCAGCTTCCGCCCCAGCTCCCGTCCCAGCTCCCGCCCCAGCTTCCGTCCCAGCTTCCGTCCCAGCATCCGTCCCAGCTTCCGCCCCAGTTTCCGCCCCAGCTCCCGCCCCAGctcccaccccagctccaccccagcttccgccCCAGCTCCCGCCCCAGTTCCCGCCCCAGCTCCCGCCCCAGctcccaccccagctccaccccagctccaccccagcttccatcccagcttccaccccagcttccaccccagtttCCGTCCCAGCTTCCgtcccagctccaccccagttTCCGCCCCAGTTTCCGCCCCAGTTTCCGCCCCAGCTTCCGCCCCAGCTCCCGCCCCAGCTCCCGCCCCAGCTCCCGTCCCAGCTTCCGTCCCAGCATCCGTCCCAGCTTCCGCCCCAGTTTCCGCCCCAGCTCCCGCCCCAGCTCCcgccccagctccaccccagcttccaccccagtttccgtcccagcttccaccccagtttccaccccagcttccgtCCGTAA